A window of Ananas comosus cultivar F153 linkage group 4, ASM154086v1, whole genome shotgun sequence contains these coding sequences:
- the LOC109708371 gene encoding histidine-containing phosphotransfer protein 1-like isoform X2, whose translation MEVSRLQRRYIDFISALFHEFTELQHLQDESNPDFVSEVASLFFEDSERLLNELSRTLDQQTVDFKKIDAHVHQLKGSSASIGAQRVKNVCLTFRSCCDENNLEGCLGCLQQVKQECYLVKNKLDALFRLEQQILATGGVVPIMSKD comes from the exons ATGGAAGTGAGCCGGTTGCAGAGGAGGTATATTGATTTCATCTCAGCCCTCTTCCATGAG TTCACAGAACTGCAGCATCTGCAGGATGAGAGCAACCCTGACTTTGTATCTGAGGTTGCCTCTCTTTTCTTTGAGGACTCTGAGAGGCTTCTCAATGAACTCAGCAGGACCCT GGATCAACAGACTGTGGATTTCAAGAAGATTGATGCCCATGTCCACCAGCTCAAGGGGAGCAGTGCCAG CATTGGTgcacaaagagtaaaaaatgtCTGTCTTACCTTTCGAAGTTGCTGTGACGAGAATAACTTAGAGGG ATGTCTCGGATGTTTGCAGCAAGTTAAGCAAGAGTGTTACCTTGTGAAGAACAAGCTTGACGCTCTATTCAGG CTGGAGCAGCAGATTCTTGCAACTGGCGGGGTCGTACCAATTATGAGCAAGGATTAA
- the LOC109708371 gene encoding histidine-containing phosphotransfer protein 1-like isoform X1, whose product MEVSRLQRRYIDFISALFHEGFLDSQFTELQHLQDESNPDFVSEVASLFFEDSERLLNELSRTLDQQTVDFKKIDAHVHQLKGSSASIGAQRVKNVCLTFRSCCDENNLEGCLGCLQQVKQECYLVKNKLDALFRLEQQILATGGVVPIMSKD is encoded by the exons ATGGAAGTGAGCCGGTTGCAGAGGAGGTATATTGATTTCATCTCAGCCCTCTTCCATGAG GGGTTTCTGGATTCTCAGTTCACAGAACTGCAGCATCTGCAGGATGAGAGCAACCCTGACTTTGTATCTGAGGTTGCCTCTCTTTTCTTTGAGGACTCTGAGAGGCTTCTCAATGAACTCAGCAGGACCCT GGATCAACAGACTGTGGATTTCAAGAAGATTGATGCCCATGTCCACCAGCTCAAGGGGAGCAGTGCCAG CATTGGTgcacaaagagtaaaaaatgtCTGTCTTACCTTTCGAAGTTGCTGTGACGAGAATAACTTAGAGGG ATGTCTCGGATGTTTGCAGCAAGTTAAGCAAGAGTGTTACCTTGTGAAGAACAAGCTTGACGCTCTATTCAGG CTGGAGCAGCAGATTCTTGCAACTGGCGGGGTCGTACCAATTATGAGCAAGGATTAA